The following proteins come from a genomic window of Astatotilapia calliptera chromosome 11, fAstCal1.2, whole genome shotgun sequence:
- the cmtm6 gene encoding CKLF-like MARVEL transmembrane domain-containing protein 6: MAEPVYTPTTTPNPGNSFCLIPSAHLDRNRFILKVVEVVLSFIAFILEETVDSCFTCSPLYFFEFVSCTAFLFTLLLLVLLSTKLHEKIHIGAWPTVDMIYTGVIAVLLFISSCIFAADRGSLVQATVAVVFGFLATVAFSIDFGLMVKSKGLPFLNKDKKQEHTNGIQTPAEEERLKANETV; the protein is encoded by the exons ATGGCTGAACCAGTTTATACTCCCACCACGACCCCAAACCCCGGAAACAGCTTCTGCCTGATCCCTTCGGCCCACCTGGACAGAAACCGCTTTATCCTAAAAGTCGTTGAAGTG GTGCTGTCCTTCATTGCCTTCATCCTGGAGGAGACGGTGGACAGCTGCTTCACCTGCTCTCCTCTCTACTTCTTTGAGTTCGTCAGCTGCACggccttcctcttcaccctgctGCTGCTCGTCCTCCTTTCTACTAAGCTGCATGAAAAAATTCACATCGGGGCCTGGCCCACTGTG GACATGATTTACACCGGGGTCATCGCTGTGCTGCTCTTCATCTCCTCCTGCATCTTCGCCGCAGACCGCGGCTCTTTGGTTCAGGCAACCGTTGCTGTG GTCTTTGGGTTCTTGGCGACTGTGGCGTTTTCCATCGACTTCGGCCTGATGGTGAAGAGCAAGGGGCTTCCCTTcctaaacaaagacaagaagcAGGAGCACACTAACGGCATCCAGACGCCGGCAGAGGAGGAAAGACTCAAAGCCAACGAGACAGTTTAA